Proteins encoded by one window of Drosophila melanogaster chromosome X:
- the CG33666 gene encoding uncharacterized protein, with product MSFKSSHKLKPNWLSRSKKYKLSDPSMIIRDIRQERALQQKFLSDTRSMTDLMQQLLNGNILHGDVISSHFLEFPKSRCVHFEFCPEIERRRTTKIYNMRRSVQRALEYIVQNSIVRPKIEDDVEESQMEINNGCGAVVIDTIAAAFENSKDVNLTDKRD from the coding sequence ATGAGCTTTAAAAGTTCTCATAAACTAAAGCCAAATTGGCTTTCCCGTTCTAAGAAATACAAACTGTCGGACCCATCAATGATTATACGCGATATCAGACAAGAGAGAGCTCTGcaacaaaagtttttaagcGACACTCGTTCAATGACAGATTTGATGCAGCAGTTACTTAATGGCAACATACTCCACGGCGACGTTATTAGTTCGCATTTTTTGGAATTTCCGAAATCTAGATGTGTGCATTTTGAGTTCTGTCCCGAAATAGAGAGGAGAAGAACTACAAAAATCTATAATATGCGACGTTCTGTGCAGAGAGCATTAGAATATATTGTACAAAATTCAATTGTAAGACCGAAAATTGAAGACGATGTCGAGGAATCGcagatggaaataaataatggaTGTGGTGCAGTAGTTATTGACacgattgctgctgcttttgaaAATTCGAAAGATGTTAATTTGACTGACAAGCGTGACTAA
- the CG33665 gene encoding uncharacterized protein has translation MIFKSSHKPKPNWFSRSKKYKLSELSKIIRDIRQERALQQKFLSDTRSMTDLMQQLLNGNMLHGDVISSHFLEIPKSRCVHFEFCPEIERRRTTKIYNMRRSVQRALEYVVQNSIVRPKIEDDVEESQMEINNGCGAVVIDTIAAAFENSKDVNLTDKRD, from the coding sequence ATGATCTTTAAAAGTTCTCATAAACCAAAGCCAAATTGGTTTTCCCGTTCTAAGAAATACAAACTGTCGGAACTATCAAAGATTATACGCGATATCAGACAAGAGAGAGCTCTGcaacaaaagtttttaagcGACACTCGTTCAATGACAGATTTGATGCAGCAGTTACTTAATGGCAACATGCTCCACGGCGACGTTATTAGTTCGCATTTTTTGGAAATTCCGAAATCTAGATGTGTGCATTTTGAGTTCTGTCCCGAAATAGAGAGGAGAAGAACTACAAAAATCTATAATATGCGACGTTCTGTGCAGAGAGCATTAGAATATGTTGTACAAAATTCAATTGTAAGACCGAAAATTGAAGACGATGTCGAGGAATCGcagatggaaataaataatggaTGTGGTGCAGTAGTTATTGACacgattgctgctgcttttgaaAATTCGAAAGATGTTAATTTGACTGACAAGCGTGACTAA
- the CG33667 gene encoding uncharacterized protein, with protein sequence MSFKSSHKLKPNWLSRSKKYKLSEPSMIIRDIRQERALQQKFLSDTRSMTDLMQQLLEGNMLHGDVISSHFLEFPKSRCVHFEFCPEIERRRTTKIYNMRRSVQRALEYVVQNSIVRPKIEDDVEESQMEINNGCGAVVIDTIAAAFENSKDVNLTDKRD encoded by the coding sequence ATGAGCTTTAAAAGTTCTCATAAACTAAAGCCAAATTGGCTTTCCCGTTCTAAGAAATACAAACTGTCGGAACCATCAATGATTATACGCGATATCAGACAAGAGAGAGCTCTGcaacaaaagtttttaagcGACACTCGTTCAATGACAGATTTGATGCAGCAGTTACTTGAAGGCAACATGCTCCACGGCGACGTTATTAGTTCGCATTTTTTGGAATTTCCGAAATCTAGATGTGTGCATTTTGAGTTCTGTCCCGAAATAGAGAGGAGAAGAACTACAAAAATCTATAATATGCGACGTTCTGTGCAGAGAGCATTAGAATATGTTGTACAAAATTCAATTGTAAGACCGAAAATTGAAGACGATGTCGAGGAATCGcagatggaaataaataatggaTGTGGTGCAGTAGTTATTGACacgattgctgctgcttttgaaAATTCGAAAGATGTTAATTTGACTGACAAGCGTGACTAA